GTATGGTTTAAACACGTACTTCTACGAGGGGGATGTGGACAGAACGGCGGGAGTTTTAAGAGACGTCGTGTGCGTGGTGTTGGGAGAGGGCGGAAGCTCGGAGAATGGAACTTTGGCAATTGTTAGATTTCGGGCAAAGAAAACCGGACAATCAACAATTACCCTTTTTGATGTGATTGCCGGTAATCCGCTTGGAGAACAGGTAGAGGTAAACGTTCAGGGTGGTTCGGTTAAGGTTTTCACAAGCGGTATTGCCCCCTGGCTAGTTTTTTTAGTCGTGACAATTGTTATTGTATTGTTAGTTCTCATATTTTTGCTGTTTCGCAGACGTTCTGGTCAAAGAAAAAAATCGAGAGAGCCAACCGTTTGGGAAAGTATTTGAATTCCATCATATCACGGGTTCCCGAAGGATGAGTTTTTTTGCTTCCTTGGCTAAAGAGGAAATCGGCAATGATAAACCTTCAAGCTGATGTAGCGCTTCGGCTGTCTGCAGAATCAATCTCTGAAGATCGCCTTCCTCCATGCGGGAGAGCTCGACCACTTCTTGCCACTTGGCTCCAGAGGCCC
This region of Candidatus Hadarchaeales archaeon genomic DNA includes:
- a CDS encoding cohesin domain-containing protein, which translates into the protein MKTCWLFALAILIILISQPLCQAEITRVYVKPKEVNVENGKVFEIEIVANPSTKIAGYQFSIGYDSSVLDFLAIREGNFFRKYGLNTYFYEGDVDRTAGVLRDVVCVVLGEGGSSENGTLAIVRFRAKKTGQSTITLFDVIAGNPLGEQVEVNVQGGSVKVFTSGIAPWLVFLVVTIVIVLLVLIFLLFRRRSGQRKKSREPTVWESI